From one Culex quinquefasciatus strain JHB chromosome 3, VPISU_Cqui_1.0_pri_paternal, whole genome shotgun sequence genomic stretch:
- the LOC6053032 gene encoding uncharacterized protein LOC6053032, which yields MDVSAGNNNQLAIGIDLGTSYSSVGIYRRGKFEIIANGAGNHRIPSCVAFTDKTRLVGDDAVEQADLDPGNAVCEVKRTLGGPSANKMRVQFRGETKQCHPEEICGVMLGSLKAMAERKLGQRVGAAVVTVPAGFTDGQRQAMLDAAAIAGISVLRLVNEPTAAAISYGINKKLVGEQWVLVCSLGGGYLDVSILTVYNGVFEVKATSGDNELGGTDFDDRLVTHFAKEFNEKFGVDVGSNKLGIRKLRKACEQAKRTLSYTNRATIEIESLHEGHDLSSVLTRELFEDLCRDLFERIMLHVEMALRRARKDRFAIHEIMLVGESSRMPRVQIMLSEFFDRRSLASSINSDEAVVVGASIAAAILSGEKSPEIQDILWLDVVPRSIALDCGEDAAPRILISRNSTVPIKVKHRVRNFRETQLLYEGESAIVSDNVLLGRLKIEGDFGEELEDVGLLFSTDTNGILQAVVEGNIELKATLDKGRLERFEIDRIVYEHKKILLETEKGEEEVKEQKIEKEQIAVLPLSSSVESDELAGTWDRFSEWLHCICIVTFDLELGQAMELIYPKHVSLTEQEKMNICYLAFPDSNSGCMGDSQFHIRLRVSPGSESSGLRREHADFNCHCLPVHRADPGHFWGFVYFRQIKDATLKRGYFQKSLVLLSRLPFVNLFYEICALIAPSFFASGEPTLEAVCDNICHWPSLMAGENLSLHLLGSIYEISIPKQNYKSLAAAEKVNRESAAPPGSQTQIIASIHEIDIFKSLQFFLPHIHLLWELVLTGEPIVVTGTSPTDCAHMVQSLMSLISPLSYCAESRPYFTIHDTEFKEFTQNKHGHPSIILGVTNPFFAKTLQHWPHTIRLQDSAESQALLKQKQAVISGGVNVTNSGSEAATLSKLSKIKQITNKLLDSSPGVYTQYKPFISKDKAFLKKILLGIKTERPPSVQSALLRRHLLELTQSFMIPLERYLASLMPLQKDISPFKSAPQPNPFKQEDFLATLEECGPQLTSSCKGDWEGLYKRFFASPNFKGWYETRHFELQQTLQALHMQTLSESNLAEWVKGKHEVEIVDMILRLKQKLTICGSTQMAALPVQLNTKDTREQLLRHLDSMKRCLPDDLKQILNNI from the coding sequence ATGGATGTTTCCGCTGGCAACAACAACCAGCTCGCCATCGGCATCGATCTCGGCACGAGCTACTCCAGCGTTGGGATCTACCGGCGCGGCAAGTTCGAGATCATTGCCAACGGCGCCGGTAACCATCGCATTCCCTCGTGTGTCGCCTTCACCGACAAGACCCGCCTCGTGGGGGACGATGCCGTCGAGCAGGCCGACCTCGATCCCGGCAATGCGGTTTGCGAGGTCAAGCGGACGCTCGGAGGACCCTCCGCCAACAAGATGCGGGTTCAGTTCCGCGGCGAGACCAAGCAGTGCCATCCGGAGGAGATCTGCGGAGTTATGCTGGGTAGTTTGAAGGCGATGGCCGAACGGAAGCTGGGTCAACGTGTTGGGGCGGCGGTGGTGACGGTTCCGGCTGGGTTTACCGACGGGCAGCGGCAAGCGATGCTGGATGCGGCCGCGATCGCCGGGATCAGTGTGCTGCGGTTGGTGAACGAACCGACGGCGGCGGCCATTTCGTACGGGATTAACAAGAAGTTGGTTGGGGAACAGTGGGTGCTGGTGTGTTCCCTCGGGGGAGGGTACCTGGACGTGTCCATTTTGACCGTGTACAACGGAGTGTTTGAAGTGAAGGCCACGTCCGGAGATAACGAGCTAGGTGGGACGGACTTTGATGACCGGCTTGTGACGCATTTCGCGAAGGAGTTCAATGAGAAGTTCGGCGTGGACGTTGGAAGTAACAAACTGGGCATTCGAAAGTTGCGGAAGGCTTGTGAGCAGGCCAAGCGGACACTTTCCTACACGAATCGTGCCACGATCGAGATTGAAAGCCTTCATGAGGGTCACGACCTTTCCTCAGTTTTGACCCGCGAACTGTTTGAGGATCTTTGCCGGGATCTGTTCGAGCGGATCATGCTGCACGTGGAGATGGCACTGCGACGAGCACGCAAAGATCGCTTCGCCATCCACGAGATTATGCTGGTCGGCGAGTCTTCGCGGATGCCGCGCGTCCAGATCATGCTGAGTGAGTTTTTCGATCGTCGCTCGCTGGCCAGTTCGATCAACTCGGACGAAGCGGTGGTGGTGGGGGCGTCGATCGCGGCGGCAATTTTAAGCGGGGAAAAGTCTCCGGAGATTCAGGATATACTGTGGTTGGACGTGGTGCCGAGGTCGATCGCGCTGGACTGCGGGGAGGACGCGGCGCCCCGGATTTTGATCAGCCGGAACTCGACGGTTCCGATCAAGGTGAAACACCGGGTGAGGAACTTCCGCGAGACGCAGCTGCTTTACGAGGGGGAAAGTGCCATTGTTAGTGATAATGTGCTGCTTGGGAGGTTGAAGATCGAGGGGGACTTTGGGGAGGAGTTGGAGGACGTTGGGTTGCTGTTCAGTACGGATACGAACGGGATTCTGCAGGCTGTGGTGGAGGGAAATATTGAGTTGAAGGCAACGCTGGATAAGGGACGGCTGGAGCGGTTCGAGATCGATCGGATAGTGTACGAGCACAAGAAGATTCTGCTGGAAACGGAGAAGGGCGAGGAAGAAGTTAAAGAGCAGAAGATCGAGAAGGAACAGATCGCGGTGCTTCCATTGAGCAGTTCCGTAGAGTCGGATGAACTGGCGGGAACGTGGGATCGGTTCAGCGAGTGGTTGCACTGTATTTGCATCGTTACGTTCGATCTGGAACTGGGTCAGGCTATGGAGTTGATCTACCCAAAGCATGTGTCTCTGACGGAGCAGGAGAAGATGAACATCTGCTATTTGGCGTTCCCGGACTCCAACTCCGGTTGCATGGGAGACTCACAGTTCCACATCCGGTTACGGGTTTCACCGGGGTCGGAATCTTCCGGGTTGAGACGCGAGCATGCCGACTTTAACTGCCACTGTTTGCCAGTGCATCGAGCCGATCCGGGTCACTTTTGGGGTTTCGTGTACTTCCGGCAGATCAAGGACGCTACGCTGAAGCGAGGCTACTTCCAAAAGAGTTTGGTGCTGCTGAGTCGGCTGCCGTTTGTCAATTTGTTCTACGAGATTTGTGCGTTGATCGCGCCGTCGTTTTTTGCCAGTGGAGAACCCACGCTGGAAGCGGTTTGTGATAACATTTGCCATTGGCCGTCGCTGATGGCCGGAGAGAATCTGTCGCTCCACTTGCTTGGGAGTATTTACGAGATTTCGATTCCGAAGCAAAACTACAAATCTCTAGCGGCGGCGGAGAAGGTCAACCGGGAATCTGCTGCTCCGCCGGGATCTCAAACGCAGATCATCGCTTCAATCCACGAGATCGACATCTTCAAGAGTTTGCAGTTCTTCCTGCCCCACATCCACCTGCTTTGGGAGCTGGTCCTGACCGGCGAGCCCATCGTCGTGACCGGAACATCCCCGACCGACTGTGCCCACATGGTTCAGTCGTTGATGAGTCTCATCAGTCCGCTGTCCTACTGTGCCGAAAGCCGACCCTACTTTACAATCCACGACACCGAGTTCAAGGAGTTTACCCAGAACAAACACGGCCACCCGTCAATTATCCTCGGCGTAACGAACCCGTTCTTCGCCAAGACCCTCCAGCACTGGCCGCACACGATCCGGCTGCAGGACAGCGCCGAAAGCCAAGCCCTGCTCAAGCAGAAGCAAGCGGTCATCTCCGGCGGCGTAAACGTGACCAATTCCGGCTCGGAAGCCGCAACCCTGTCGAAACTGTCCAAGATCAAACAGATCACCAACAAACTATTGGACTCTTCCCCCGGAGTCTACACCCAGTACAAACCGTTCATCTCCAAGGATAAAGCGTTCCTCAAGAAGATTCTGCTGGGGATAAAAACCGAACGTCCACCGTCAGTACAATCCGCCCTGCTCCGGCGGCATCTGCTCGAACTCACCCAAAGCTTTATGATCCCCCTGGAGCGCTACCTGGCCTCGCTGATGCCCCTGCAAAAGGACATTTCCCCGTTCAAATCCGCACCCCAGCCCAATCCCTTCAAGCAGGAAGACTTCCTCGCAACGCTCGAAGAGTGCGGCCCCCAGCTGACCTCCAGCTGCAAGGGCGACTGGGAAGGTCTGTACAAGCGGTTCTTCGCCTCGCCCAACTTCAAAGGCTGGTACGAAACGCGCCACTTTGAACTCCAGCAAACCCTCCAAGCGCTGCACATGCAAACGCTGTCCGAGTCGAACCTGGCCGAGTGGGTCAAGGGCAAGCACGAGGTCGAAATCGTCGACATGatcctgcggctcaagcagaaGCTCACCATCTGCGGCAGCACCCAAATGGCCGCCCTGCCCGTCCAACTCAACACCAAGGACACCCGCGAGCAACTGCTGCGCCATCTGGACAGCATGAAGCGCTGTCTTCCGGACGACCTGAAGCAGATTTTAAACAATATCTGA